One Deltaproteobacteria bacterium genomic window carries:
- a CDS encoding nucleotidyltransferase domain-containing protein, with product MSRWLTRLPRVLKACGAEAAYLFGSYARDEADAYSDVDLLIVAPSARPFVDRFRDYRDVWLGAPTGVDLLIYTPDEFAEERRCNRFVRSVLRHARRIV from the coding sequence GTGAGCCGCTGGTTGACGCGACTGCCGCGCGTGCTGAAGGCGTGCGGGGCCGAGGCGGCCTATCTGTTCGGCTCGTATGCGCGCGATGAGGCCGATGCATACAGTGACGTGGACCTCCTGATCGTCGCACCGTCGGCGCGTCCGTTCGTCGACCGCTTCCGTGACTACCGCGACGTCTGGTTGGGCGCGCCAACGGGCGTCGACCTCCTCATCTACACGCCGGACGAGTTCGCCGAAGAGCGGCGGTGCAACCGCTTCGTGCGCTCCGTGCTGCGCCATGCGCGGCGCATCGTGTGA
- a CDS encoding HEPN domain-containing protein: protein MRQTDAQLWLRQAADDYRFARAALTGHFHAQCCFIAQQVAEKATKAVHYHLGARTVIGHSIHALLRRLNARAQVTPELLDLGGQLDQYYVSTRYPDALPGIAPTDAFSPAQARAALRSSGKVLRWAQQQLRRHV, encoded by the coding sequence GTGCGACAGACCGATGCTCAACTGTGGCTGCGGCAAGCGGCCGACGATTACCGGTTCGCGCGGGCGGCGCTGACGGGGCACTTCCACGCGCAGTGTTGTTTCATCGCGCAGCAAGTCGCGGAGAAGGCTACCAAGGCGGTCCATTACCATCTCGGCGCGCGAACGGTGATCGGCCACTCGATCCACGCGCTGCTGCGACGACTGAACGCGCGCGCCCAGGTGACGCCCGAGTTGTTGGATCTGGGCGGTCAACTCGATCAGTACTACGTGTCGACACGCTATCCCGATGCGTTGCCCGGCATCGCGCCGACCGACGCGTTTTCACCCGCGCAAGCGCGCGCCGCGCTGCGATCGTCCGGCAAGGTTTTACGATGGGCTCAACAACAACTGCGCCGGCACGTGTGA
- a CDS encoding DNA-binding protein — MSTVVLEVRSLPETLHDASRAMKTGRGDGEVRIAFATPELLWQVLSAKRWELLKALCGAGRVSIREAARRVERDVKAVHADVKALLHAGLLSRTADGRIEFPFQAVKVDFVLKAA; from the coding sequence ATGAGCACGGTCGTTCTTGAAGTACGCTCCCTGCCCGAGACGCTGCATGATGCGTCGCGGGCAATGAAGACCGGCCGGGGCGACGGCGAGGTCCGCATTGCCTTCGCCACGCCCGAGTTGCTGTGGCAGGTGCTGAGCGCAAAACGGTGGGAGCTGCTCAAAGCTCTTTGTGGCGCTGGGCGGGTGTCGATTCGCGAAGCCGCGCGGCGCGTCGAGCGCGATGTGAAGGCCGTGCATGCCGATGTGAAGGCGCTTCTGCACGCCGGCCTACTGAGTCGCACCGCGGACGGTCGCATCGAGTTCCCGTTCCAGGCAGTCAAGGTCGATTTCGTGCTGAAGGCCGCGTAG
- the polX gene encoding DNA polymerase/3'-5' exonuclease PolX, whose amino-acid sequence MTNAAVAKVMREIAALLDMEGVPFKPRAYEKVAYTIDALDEPLADSYAKGGLKALGEIPGVGRGIGEKIEELLTTGKLKYYDDLHAKVPADISELTAIEGIGPKHVKALYDALRIRTVDDLERAARAGQIRTLSHFGEKSEQKILKGIEFLRGHTGRQPLGTVLPLLEDIQARLGTIAGVQQVAIAGSVRRRRETVGDGDVLVVSNQPERVMEFFIGMREVTRVLGQGSTKSSVRLETGLQVDLRVVPSKSFGAALNYFTGSKAHNVTLRKIAIERGLKLNEYGVFRGEKQIAGKTEEDVYDILGLPYIEPELREDAGEIDAAREGRLPRLIQYGEVRGDLQTQTTWTDGANSIEEMVKEARRLGREYMAITDHTKSLAMMGADEAKLREQIKAIRALRKHLKGFTLLSGAEVNINKDGTLDIDDDVLAELDVVGVAVHSHFNLPRAEMTRRIIRAMESPHADILFHPTGRVINKREAYDVDIDAIIAAAKRTGTILEIDAFPERLDLKDEHVRKAIAAGVKLVIDSDAHSVNHLAYIDYGIATARRGWAEKKDVVNTLPVDKFLASLKNGRRAAKSTARKR is encoded by the coding sequence ATGACCAACGCGGCCGTGGCAAAAGTCATGCGTGAGATCGCGGCGCTGCTCGACATGGAAGGCGTGCCGTTCAAACCGCGGGCGTACGAAAAGGTCGCGTATACGATCGACGCCCTCGATGAGCCGCTCGCCGATAGCTACGCGAAGGGTGGACTGAAGGCGCTGGGAGAAATTCCCGGCGTCGGTCGCGGCATCGGCGAGAAGATCGAAGAGCTGCTGACCACCGGCAAGCTCAAGTACTACGACGATCTGCACGCGAAGGTGCCGGCCGACATCTCTGAGCTCACCGCGATCGAAGGCATCGGCCCGAAGCACGTCAAGGCGTTGTACGACGCGCTGCGCATTCGCACGGTCGACGATCTCGAACGCGCCGCGCGCGCCGGGCAGATTCGCACGCTGTCGCACTTCGGTGAAAAGAGCGAGCAGAAGATTCTCAAGGGCATCGAGTTTCTCCGCGGCCACACCGGACGCCAGCCGCTCGGTACCGTGCTGCCATTGCTTGAAGACATCCAGGCGCGGCTCGGCACCATCGCCGGTGTGCAGCAGGTCGCGATCGCCGGCTCGGTGCGCCGTCGCCGCGAGACCGTCGGTGACGGTGATGTGCTGGTGGTGTCGAATCAGCCCGAACGGGTGATGGAGTTCTTCATCGGCATGCGCGAAGTCACGCGCGTGCTCGGCCAGGGCTCGACGAAGTCGAGTGTGCGACTCGAAACCGGATTGCAAGTCGATCTGCGGGTGGTGCCGTCGAAGAGTTTCGGCGCGGCGCTCAACTACTTCACCGGTAGCAAGGCCCACAACGTCACGCTCCGGAAGATCGCGATCGAGCGTGGTCTCAAGCTCAACGAGTACGGCGTCTTTCGCGGCGAGAAACAGATCGCCGGCAAGACCGAGGAGGATGTTTACGACATCCTCGGCCTGCCCTACATCGAGCCCGAGCTGCGCGAGGACGCGGGCGAGATCGACGCCGCGCGCGAAGGTCGACTGCCGCGCCTGATTCAATACGGCGAGGTGCGCGGCGATCTGCAAACCCAAACGACATGGACGGATGGCGCCAACTCGATCGAGGAGATGGTGAAGGAAGCGCGCCGCCTCGGCCGCGAATACATGGCGATCACCGATCACACCAAGAGCCTGGCGATGATGGGCGCCGACGAGGCTAAGTTGCGCGAGCAGATCAAAGCTATCCGGGCGCTGCGCAAACACCTGAAGGGATTCACGCTGCTCAGCGGTGCCGAGGTCAACATCAACAAGGACGGGACGCTCGATATCGACGACGACGTGCTCGCCGAACTCGACGTGGTCGGTGTGGCGGTGCACTCGCACTTCAATCTCCCGCGTGCCGAGATGACCCGCCGCATCATCCGCGCGATGGAGAGCCCGCACGCCGACATCCTGTTCCATCCCACCGGCCGCGTCATCAACAAGCGTGAAGCGTACGACGTCGACATCGACGCCATAATCGCGGCGGCCAAGCGCACCGGCACCATCCTCGAGATCGATGCTTTCCCCGAACGCCTCGATCTCAAAGACGAGCACGTCCGCAAAGCGATCGCCGCGGGCGTCAAGCTGGTGATCGACTCAGACGCCCACAGCGTGAACCACCTCGCCTACATCGACTACGGCATCGCCACCGCCCGCCGCGGTTGGGCGGAGAAGAAGGACGTGGTCAACACGCTGCCGGTCGACAAGTTCCTAGCGAGTCTGAAAAATGGACGGCGCGCGGCGAAGTCCACCGCCCGCAAACGTTGA
- a CDS encoding zinc-binding dehydrogenase: MKSRAQVLIAPGQFDLREVEVPEPGPGQVRMRVHACGICGSDKVLSQISVPGTILGHEVIAEVESCGAGVTEWRPGDRAIPIGDALGMSDQRGGFSEWITIAASALVRVPESVPSRDAVIGEPIGNGLHFVRRSRLQPGQRVAILGAGQIGLSILYWARRLGAGRIVVSEPAPARAQLARELGANAVINPSAERDLSAAIAAALGGRPEVVFEAVGRPDVMEDAIRLPGGRGSVVVLAGITMSELTIRPVSLCLKETDLVFPIGTVKEEVEEVVAALHSGALPAERFVSHRIRQHEIPDALHELGKPTNQIKVVVEYLG; this comes from the coding sequence ATGAAGAGCCGCGCTCAAGTGTTGATTGCGCCCGGTCAGTTCGACCTGCGCGAAGTCGAGGTACCGGAGCCAGGCCCCGGCCAGGTGCGGATGCGCGTGCACGCCTGCGGCATTTGCGGCTCGGACAAAGTGCTGTCGCAGATCTCGGTGCCGGGGACGATCCTCGGCCACGAAGTGATCGCCGAAGTCGAGTCCTGCGGAGCGGGGGTGACCGAATGGCGTCCCGGCGATCGCGCGATTCCGATCGGTGACGCGCTCGGCATGTCCGACCAGCGCGGCGGTTTCAGCGAGTGGATCACCATCGCGGCTAGCGCGCTGGTGCGCGTGCCCGAATCGGTGCCGAGCCGCGACGCGGTGATCGGCGAGCCGATCGGCAACGGCCTCCACTTCGTTCGGCGTAGCCGATTGCAGCCGGGGCAGCGCGTTGCCATTTTGGGCGCTGGTCAGATCGGTCTGTCGATTCTGTATTGGGCGCGCCGACTCGGTGCCGGGCGCATCGTGGTGAGCGAACCGGCGCCGGCGCGCGCACAGTTGGCGCGCGAGTTGGGCGCCAATGCGGTGATCAATCCGAGCGCAGAGCGCGACCTGAGCGCGGCGATTGCGGCCGCCCTGGGCGGCCGCCCCGAGGTCGTCTTCGAAGCAGTCGGCCGCCCCGATGTGATGGAGGATGCCATCCGATTGCCTGGCGGTCGCGGCAGCGTCGTTGTGCTTGCCGGTATCACGATGAGCGAACTGACCATCCGCCCGGTGTCGCTGTGTCTGAAGGAAACCGATCTCGTTTTTCCAATCGGCACCGTGAAGGAGGAAGTCGAAGAAGTCGTCGCGGCGCTGCACAGCGGCGCACTGCCAGCCGAGCGTTTCGTCTCGCACCGCATCCGCCAGCACGAGATCCCCGACGCGCTGCACGAACTCGGCAAGCCGACGAATCAGATCAAAGTGGTGGTGGAGTATCTTGGCTGA
- a CDS encoding aminotransferase class V-fold PLP-dependent enzyme, translating into MTMLSDDEVQRLRAEFPALERYAYFATNGLGLLSHRVAQALHERIDDLTRKAIVSTIFRNAPVVSETRSRVARLLGCDAEEVAFSRNTSEGLLWVASSLPWRAGDEVLVAQGEYPANVLPWMGQAARGVVTRLLPQRDRRITPRLVADAWSARTRLLAVSFVQYNSGFRADLRALAEVVHARGGLLCCDAIQGLGALRLDVRATDIDSVAAGTHKWLLGVQGLGIFYCRRALLAQLDASHTATGSLVVDADPGDPDAPCDRTLVDEARRFEEGTRNYLGIAALNESLKLIEEIGIERIEARIGELTDYLVHEVTRRGCRVESPRGAGEWSGIVLFAPPAGGPPATQLVAAMHSQRITINAREGCIHMGVHFYNTRDDIDRVLAVLDGGVSQPGVNQQ; encoded by the coding sequence ATGACGATGCTGAGCGATGACGAAGTGCAGCGGCTGCGCGCGGAGTTCCCCGCCCTTGAGCGCTACGCCTACTTTGCGACCAACGGGCTCGGGCTTTTGTCGCACCGGGTGGCGCAGGCGTTGCACGAGCGCATCGACGACCTGACGCGCAAGGCGATCGTCTCGACGATCTTCCGCAATGCGCCGGTAGTGAGTGAAACTCGCAGCCGCGTGGCGCGGCTGTTGGGATGCGATGCCGAAGAGGTCGCCTTCTCTCGCAACACGTCCGAAGGACTGTTGTGGGTGGCCTCCAGCTTGCCGTGGCGGGCGGGCGATGAGGTGCTGGTCGCGCAAGGTGAGTATCCGGCGAACGTGCTGCCGTGGATGGGGCAAGCGGCGCGCGGCGTGGTGACGCGCCTGTTGCCGCAGCGCGACCGGCGCATCACGCCGCGGCTGGTCGCAGACGCGTGGTCAGCGCGGACCCGCCTGCTCGCCGTCAGCTTCGTGCAATACAACTCCGGCTTCCGCGCGGATCTCCGCGCGCTCGCAGAGGTTGTCCACGCCCGCGGCGGGTTGCTGTGTTGCGATGCGATCCAAGGCCTCGGCGCGCTGCGGCTCGACGTACGCGCTACCGATATCGATTCCGTCGCCGCCGGCACGCACAAGTGGCTGCTCGGCGTCCAAGGCCTCGGCATCTTCTACTGTCGCCGCGCCTTGCTCGCCCAGCTTGATGCGAGTCATACCGCGACCGGCAGCCTCGTCGTCGATGCCGATCCGGGCGATCCCGACGCGCCGTGCGACCGCACACTCGTGGATGAAGCGCGCCGCTTCGAGGAAGGCACACGCAACTATCTTGGCATCGCCGCGCTCAACGAATCGTTGAAGCTGATCGAAGAGATCGGCATCGAGCGCATCGAAGCGCGCATTGGCGAGCTGACTGACTATCTCGTGCATGAGGTCACGCGTCGGGGTTGTCGCGTCGAGAGTCCACGCGGCGCCGGCGAGTGGTCCGGCATCGTACTCTTTGCGCCACCAGCCGGCGGTCCACCGGCGACCCAATTGGTCGCGGCGATGCATAGCCAGCGCATCACTATCAACGCCCGCGAAGGCTGCATTCATATGGGCGTGCATTTTTACAACACCCGCGACGACATCGACCGCGTGCTCGCGGTGCTCGACGGAGGAGTGAGTCAACCAGGAGTGAACCAACAATGA
- a CDS encoding intradiol ring-cleavage dioxygenase, whose protein sequence is MIEKDSPDRLLSRRETLGLIGAVGVTALVGCGTDSGSAAATNTPTQDPTGTATTKPPATPTATTAATATTTSTNSPTNPPTQAPTETATSPATSTATGTPTATVTPGTLSCVVKPALTEGPFFVDEGLNRADLTSGTTEPFVTNGLPLRINFGVYQVTGNSCTPLSDAQVDVWHASAEGVYSDEASGGIQNKNTVGETYLRGYQLTDQNGAAGFLTIYPGWYMGRTIHIHFKIRTFSVSGQKTFEFTSQLFIDDAINDVVLANAPYNTRGTRTVRNANDNIYGSGGSQLTLALQPASSGAGYMATFTIGLQMS, encoded by the coding sequence ATGATAGAGAAGGACTCACCGGATCGTCTGCTCAGCCGGCGCGAGACGCTGGGGCTCATCGGCGCGGTCGGAGTGACCGCGCTTGTGGGATGCGGGACCGATTCCGGTTCAGCCGCGGCAACGAATACGCCGACCCAGGATCCGACTGGGACCGCCACAACCAAGCCGCCGGCCACTCCCACTGCGACCACCGCCGCTACGGCCACCACGACATCGACCAATTCACCCACCAACCCACCGACCCAGGCACCGACCGAGACAGCAACATCCCCGGCCACATCCACCGCAACCGGTACACCGACGGCCACGGTAACGCCCGGGACGCTTTCCTGCGTCGTGAAGCCGGCACTCACCGAGGGCCCGTTCTTCGTCGACGAGGGGCTCAATCGCGCCGATCTTACCTCGGGCACAACCGAACCGTTCGTAACCAACGGTCTACCGTTGCGGATAAATTTCGGCGTGTATCAGGTGACGGGAAACTCGTGCACGCCACTGAGCGACGCGCAGGTCGACGTCTGGCACGCGAGCGCGGAAGGCGTGTACTCGGACGAAGCCAGTGGAGGGATCCAGAACAAGAACACCGTCGGAGAAACGTACCTGCGCGGGTATCAGCTCACCGATCAGAACGGCGCCGCCGGATTCCTCACCATCTATCCCGGCTGGTACATGGGACGCACCATCCACATCCATTTCAAGATCCGCACGTTCTCGGTGAGTGGCCAGAAGACCTTCGAGTTCACATCGCAGTTGTTCATCGACGATGCGATCAACGACGTGGTCCTGGCAAACGCCCCGTACAACACCCGCGGCACGCGCACGGTGCGCAACGCGAACGACAATATCTACGGCAGCGGGGGCTCTCAGCTCACGCTCGCTCTTCAGCCCGCCAGCAGCGGGGCGGGTTACATGGCCACGTTCACAATCGGTCTTCAGATGAGCTGA
- a CDS encoding FAD-binding oxidoreductase yields the protein MTAQRRKFWGWGWEDEGPSAEQQQRIAQLLAARFNLPALSVVPPPRIDEVRLRAPRIAPPAALASICSTDPYDRAGHTYGKAFRDVVRAYRRDYANPIDVVASPRDERDIAALLDWCADAKAAAIPYGGGSSVVGGIEPRVGSAYEAAVSIDLTHLDRVLEVDRTSRAARIQGGVLGPALEAQLRPHGYTLRHFPQSFEFSTLGGWIATRSGGHFATLYTHIDDFVESLRVVTPSGVIESRRLPGSGAGPSPDRLFIGSEGILGIITEAWMRLQDRPTFRASASVTFTDFVAGAAAVRAISQAGLYPANCRLLDPGEAMTAGAGSGNEAVLVLAFESADHPLDAWMTRALECCRDHAGTVPEGAGKTRTDEAASREGAAGAWRQSFLGAPYLRDALVGMGMLSETFETAITWDRFEAFHHGVMSAATDAVKRVCGAGQVTVRFTHAYPDGPAPYYSIIAPSTAASQLEQWDEIKVAVADAVIGLGGTITHHHAVGRDHRPGYDRQRPDGFARALRAAKSALDPAGILNPGVLIDPAVPR from the coding sequence ATGACGGCACAACGGCGCAAGTTCTGGGGTTGGGGCTGGGAGGACGAGGGGCCCAGCGCTGAGCAGCAGCAGCGCATCGCGCAGTTGCTGGCGGCGCGCTTCAATCTGCCGGCGCTGTCGGTGGTGCCGCCACCACGCATTGATGAGGTGCGGCTGCGCGCGCCGCGCATCGCGCCGCCGGCCGCGCTCGCGTCGATCTGCTCGACCGACCCCTACGATCGCGCCGGCCACACCTACGGCAAAGCCTTTCGTGACGTGGTGCGAGCGTACCGGCGCGACTATGCCAATCCCATCGATGTCGTCGCGTCTCCGCGCGATGAGCGCGACATCGCCGCACTGCTCGACTGGTGCGCCGACGCGAAGGCCGCGGCGATTCCGTATGGCGGTGGTTCGAGTGTGGTCGGCGGCATCGAGCCGCGTGTCGGGAGCGCATACGAAGCCGCGGTGTCGATCGATCTCACGCATCTCGATCGCGTGCTCGAAGTCGATCGCACCTCGCGCGCCGCGCGCATTCAGGGCGGCGTGCTGGGTCCCGCGCTGGAAGCGCAACTGCGGCCGCACGGCTACACACTGCGCCACTTCCCGCAGTCGTTCGAGTTCTCCACACTCGGTGGCTGGATTGCGACGCGCTCGGGCGGCCACTTCGCGACGCTCTACACGCACATCGACGACTTCGTCGAATCACTGCGCGTGGTGACGCCGTCGGGAGTCATCGAGTCGCGCCGCTTGCCGGGCTCGGGGGCTGGGCCGAGTCCCGACCGCCTGTTCATCGGCTCCGAAGGGATACTGGGCATCATCACCGAAGCGTGGATGCGTCTCCAAGATCGGCCGACGTTCCGCGCTTCGGCGTCGGTGACGTTCACCGACTTTGTTGCCGGCGCCGCCGCTGTGCGCGCGATCAGTCAGGCCGGTTTGTATCCGGCGAATTGCCGGCTGCTCGATCCCGGCGAAGCGATGACCGCGGGCGCCGGCAGCGGTAACGAAGCGGTGCTGGTGCTGGCCTTCGAGTCGGCCGATCACCCGCTCGATGCGTGGATGACGCGCGCGTTGGAGTGCTGCCGCGATCACGCCGGCACGGTGCCCGAAGGTGCGGGCAAGACGCGCACCGACGAGGCGGCGAGTCGCGAAGGCGCGGCGGGTGCATGGCGCCAGTCGTTCCTCGGCGCGCCGTACCTGCGCGATGCCCTGGTCGGCATGGGCATGCTCAGCGAAACCTTCGAGACCGCGATCACGTGGGATCGCTTCGAGGCATTTCATCACGGCGTGATGTCCGCGGCCACCGATGCGGTGAAGCGCGTCTGCGGCGCGGGGCAGGTCACGGTCCGCTTCACGCATGCGTATCCCGACGGACCGGCGCCGTACTACTCGATCATCGCGCCGAGTACAGCGGCAAGTCAGCTCGAACAATGGGACGAGATCAAAGTGGCGGTGGCGGACGCGGTGATCGGCCTCGGCGGCACGATCACGCATCATCATGCCGTCGGTCGCGATCATCGGCCGGGGTACGACCGCCAGCGTCCCGATGGCTTTGCGCGCGCGCTGCGCGCCGCCAAATCGGCGCTCGACCCAGCCGGGATTCTCAATCCGGGCGTGCTGATCGATCCGGCTGTGCCGCGCTAG
- the grxD gene encoding Grx4 family monothiol glutaredoxin, whose amino-acid sequence MADELMNHIKSMIDKNKIVIFMKGTPNLPMCGFSAATIELFNRIGVPYETVNVLENPQIRDGIKAFSNWPTIPQVYVGGKFIGGCDIVHEMDGRGELEPLVKSAVAA is encoded by the coding sequence ATGGCCGATGAACTGATGAACCACATCAAGTCGATGATCGACAAGAACAAGATCGTGATCTTCATGAAAGGCACTCCGAATCTCCCGATGTGTGGCTTCTCCGCCGCCACCATCGAGCTGTTCAACCGTATCGGTGTGCCGTACGAGACCGTCAACGTGCTCGAGAACCCACAAATTCGCGACGGCATCAAGGCGTTCTCCAATTGGCCGACGATCCCCCAGGTGTATGTCGGCGGCAAGTTCATCGGCGGCTGTGATATCGTTCACGAGATGGACGGTCGCGGCGAGCTCGAGCCACTGGTGAAATCGGCGGTCGCGGCGTAG
- a CDS encoding BolA/IbaG family iron-sulfur metabolism protein has translation MVHPDEISSLITAALPDAQVSVRDLTGGGDHFEVTVVSSAFAGKGLVDQHQMVYTPLRDAMVQRIHALTLKTYTPDQYQRAPKSLRVVS, from the coding sequence GTGGTGCACCCTGATGAGATCAGCAGCCTGATCACTGCGGCCCTCCCCGACGCGCAGGTATCCGTGCGCGACCTGACGGGTGGCGGTGATCATTTCGAGGTCACGGTCGTGTCGAGCGCCTTCGCTGGTAAAGGCTTGGTCGACCAACACCAGATGGTCTACACACCGTTGCGCGACGCGATGGTGCAGCGCATTCACGCGCTCACGCTCAAGACCTACACACCGGACCAGTACCAGCGTGCGCCTAAGTCACTGCGCGTGGTGTCGTAA